A region from the Clavibacter sp. A6099 genome encodes:
- a CDS encoding AAA family ATPase yields the protein MTALQELTLDELTSSLRAQTDLSEPNDIGAWNTLVRLAEGLDRGDGHNYLIKDRRWLLQRLSVEGFRGAKQEVKLKVANATGVTVLYGQNGSGKSSLAEAVRVALEGRTGATHLGANGTLHELWGSSDERSRGAESAKIMVHLMDETTNDQLSITAVVTAAGVRRTGLLTSNGVDQTVAEDSAAWQPWIEALRASPPVLAYAELADELQKKRDLQNWLTSCLAMDNATRVFDSYVKVHVDAATDAARLISTAKATSVSKIEDVDAQARQNGLGQIQPLVWTDFNSEKELREWLVLNKLSERKALEDQFEKSFMETVLEYSRMYSKALASWSSESSKALLTPQVTDSVIEMHKHVIESRQGSNEDMCPVCGTVETRWREHLRSEVERLQTAKTAAAALRNLVREYSAKLAHPLKAALAVLPKHSDTQSAITLAALISDLEKTSPAAGPLDVQLLARLDSLANWALSADAQIFMEAAVAESGLEHQWRSQRWNALSDYFTIFNAKIKDASQLAILKKARTKWNSHLAHMRKDRSSTLQSLVGPAVASLLEDVGISVKAIDITKSESRLELENAKGEPVALAHLSAGQRNALILGPVIATAESGIFGFAILDDPVHAFDDFRVDKLSSTLSKVGSKQSLIITTHDARFVEYLRVHGRSEFSVLSTHRTPDGEVTLTPTLDPPRELINFAKELAKDLRNRQATEGQGEVNALLRMAVDESFEQIALRHLARLPVAAVEQARAEFASAMTTAERKDVLRGFLGDSPSQLIHLTNAWQILSTPVKRWSTGIHASAAAVDYQQLDDDVSTASSAVAHMDHVSWF from the coding sequence GTGACCGCGCTCCAAGAACTGACGCTCGACGAACTTACCTCCTCACTACGCGCACAAACGGACTTATCCGAGCCAAACGATATAGGGGCCTGGAATACTTTAGTTCGGCTGGCAGAGGGACTAGATCGCGGCGACGGACACAATTACCTAATCAAAGATCGCCGATGGCTTCTTCAACGCCTTAGCGTGGAAGGATTTCGCGGCGCCAAGCAGGAAGTGAAACTGAAAGTAGCAAACGCAACCGGCGTTACCGTCTTGTACGGGCAAAATGGCTCAGGAAAATCCAGCCTCGCGGAGGCAGTTAGAGTCGCTCTAGAAGGGCGGACAGGCGCAACGCACTTAGGGGCGAACGGAACCCTTCATGAACTGTGGGGTAGTTCCGATGAAAGAAGCCGTGGCGCCGAATCCGCCAAAATAATGGTTCACCTGATGGACGAAACCACGAATGACCAGTTGAGTATTACGGCAGTCGTTACCGCCGCAGGGGTACGAAGAACCGGTCTACTTACATCTAATGGGGTAGACCAGACCGTTGCGGAGGACTCAGCCGCATGGCAACCATGGATCGAGGCGCTGAGAGCGTCTCCTCCCGTACTGGCGTATGCCGAGCTGGCAGATGAGCTTCAAAAGAAGCGAGACCTACAAAACTGGTTGACGTCATGCTTGGCCATGGACAACGCGACGCGTGTTTTCGATTCTTACGTCAAAGTGCACGTGGACGCAGCAACAGACGCCGCACGGCTAATTAGTACGGCGAAAGCAACTAGCGTATCGAAGATTGAAGACGTTGACGCGCAAGCAAGACAAAATGGCCTAGGGCAGATTCAGCCTCTCGTCTGGACGGACTTCAATTCCGAGAAAGAGCTGCGCGAGTGGCTCGTGCTAAACAAACTTAGCGAGCGAAAGGCGCTCGAGGATCAGTTCGAGAAGTCGTTTATGGAGACCGTTCTTGAATATTCTCGTATGTACAGCAAGGCATTGGCATCCTGGTCATCCGAGTCCTCGAAGGCCCTCCTTACACCACAGGTGACGGACTCTGTAATCGAGATGCACAAGCACGTTATTGAGTCCCGCCAAGGCAGCAATGAGGACATGTGCCCCGTGTGCGGGACGGTGGAGACACGGTGGAGGGAGCACCTCAGATCGGAAGTTGAACGGCTGCAAACTGCCAAAACTGCTGCCGCTGCTCTCCGCAACCTGGTTCGCGAATACTCAGCGAAACTCGCACATCCCCTCAAAGCCGCGCTAGCCGTTCTCCCAAAGCACAGCGACACGCAAAGTGCAATAACACTTGCTGCGCTGATATCCGACCTTGAAAAGACTTCGCCTGCCGCCGGCCCTCTTGACGTCCAACTCTTAGCCCGTCTTGACAGCCTGGCGAATTGGGCACTGTCAGCAGATGCCCAAATATTTATGGAAGCAGCGGTTGCCGAGTCAGGCCTCGAGCACCAATGGCGGAGCCAGCGGTGGAACGCATTATCGGACTACTTCACAATCTTCAATGCCAAAATAAAAGATGCTAGCCAACTCGCGATCCTCAAAAAGGCTCGTACGAAATGGAACTCTCATTTAGCTCATATGCGAAAAGATAGAAGCTCCACGCTGCAGTCCCTTGTTGGCCCCGCCGTCGCTTCCCTCCTCGAAGACGTTGGTATATCCGTGAAAGCAATCGACATCACTAAGTCAGAAAGTAGACTTGAGCTTGAAAACGCGAAAGGCGAGCCCGTTGCACTAGCCCATTTAAGCGCGGGCCAGAGGAATGCCCTTATCTTGGGTCCGGTGATAGCCACGGCAGAGTCCGGGATATTCGGGTTTGCCATACTGGACGATCCGGTTCATGCCTTTGATGACTTCCGAGTTGACAAGCTCTCGTCCACGCTTTCAAAGGTTGGCAGCAAACAGAGCCTCATCATCACCACTCACGATGCTCGATTCGTGGAGTACTTAAGGGTTCATGGCAGATCTGAGTTTTCCGTTCTCTCAACGCACCGAACACCAGATGGCGAGGTTACACTGACGCCAACACTAGACCCGCCTCGCGAGCTCATTAATTTTGCAAAGGAATTAGCAAAAGACTTGCGTAATCGACAAGCGACCGAAGGGCAAGGCGAGGTAAACGCTTTGCTCCGAATGGCTGTTGACGAGTCTTTTGAGCAAATCGCATTGCGCCACCTTGCTCGACTCCCTGTCGCCGCGGTCGAGCAAGCACGGGCGGAGTTTGCTTCTGCAATGACCACCGCAGAACGGAAAGATGTGTTGCGTGGCTTCTTGGGAGACAGTCCTTCGCAGCTCATTCATCTCACAAACGCTTGGCAAATCCTGTCCACACCCGTGAAGCGTTGGTCGACTGGCATACATGCCTCTGCTGCCGCAGTTGATTACCAGCAACTTGACGATGATGTCTCTACGGCAAGTTCAGCCGTCGCCCACATGGATCACGTTAGCTGGTTTTGA
- a CDS encoding GNAT family N-acetyltransferase has translation MDAVIHRLRAEDWREYRALRLEMLEDTPLAYLETLESALGRPDSDWQARTRRANQPGSTAYVAVDPTTGRWLGAMNAFVAADPTRVMLVSVYITPSARGRAAGVTDLLLDAVIAWARDRPNAQAVRLEVHEDNPRARAYYERRGFVLTGHSVPYALDRSQKDLEMELPLA, from the coding sequence ATGGACGCCGTGATCCACCGCCTCCGCGCCGAGGACTGGCGCGAGTACCGCGCCCTCCGCCTCGAGATGCTCGAGGACACCCCGCTCGCCTACCTCGAGACGCTCGAGAGCGCGCTCGGCCGGCCCGACTCCGACTGGCAGGCGCGGACGCGGCGCGCGAACCAGCCCGGGAGCACCGCGTACGTCGCCGTGGATCCGACCACCGGCCGCTGGCTCGGCGCCATGAACGCGTTCGTCGCCGCGGATCCCACGCGCGTGATGCTCGTGAGCGTCTACATCACGCCGTCGGCTCGCGGTCGCGCGGCGGGCGTCACCGACCTGCTCCTCGACGCCGTCATCGCCTGGGCCCGCGACCGCCCGAACGCGCAGGCCGTCCGCCTCGAGGTCCACGAGGACAACCCGCGCGCCCGCGCCTACTACGAGCGCCGCGGCTTCGTCCTCACGGGTCACAGCGTGCCGTACGCGCTCGATCGCTCGCAGAAGGACCTGGAGATGGAGCTGCCGCTGGCGTGA
- a CDS encoding GNAT family N-acetyltransferase, with protein sequence MGPRLTVVREGALDVADHEGIAALLTLAFPDFAAGYTGARSWAGAQPELRILVRDGDELVAHAGIRRIFVEVGDGQGDPADDLLVGSTGMVAVHPGRQGQGLGTLLADGIRGALARLAVPFGVLETGESTSGYYARHGWLPLDGRTGHYNGFTLLGAAGVVHQDHGWMMLPVTAAADAFPAGDLHVNGQLV encoded by the coding sequence ATGGGACCCCGCCTCACCGTCGTCCGCGAGGGCGCGCTCGACGTCGCCGACCACGAGGGGATCGCGGCGCTCCTCACGCTCGCCTTCCCCGACTTCGCCGCGGGCTACACGGGCGCGCGCAGCTGGGCGGGCGCGCAGCCCGAGCTGCGGATCCTCGTGCGCGACGGCGACGAGCTCGTGGCGCACGCGGGGATCCGGCGCATCTTCGTGGAGGTGGGCGACGGCCAGGGCGACCCGGCCGACGACCTGCTCGTCGGATCCACCGGCATGGTCGCCGTGCACCCCGGCCGGCAGGGGCAGGGCCTCGGCACGCTGCTCGCCGACGGGATCCGCGGCGCGCTGGCCCGCCTCGCCGTCCCCTTCGGCGTCCTCGAGACCGGCGAGTCGACGTCCGGCTACTACGCGCGGCACGGCTGGCTGCCGCTCGACGGCCGCACCGGCCACTACAACGGCTTCACCCTGCTCGGCGCCGCCGGCGTCGTGCACCAGGACCACGGCTGGATGATGCTGCCGGTCACCGCGGCCGCCGACGCGTTCCCCGCGGGCGACCTGCACGTCAACGGGCAGCTGGTCTGA
- a CDS encoding AI-2E family transporter, with translation MTTPQSVWQDKLGRLSIRCVQILAVLVVAIAIVYAAISLKLVVIPVIIALILACAVRPMVLWMERRGVPDALAAVIALLTGLVLFGGAITLVVFGVQSQWPTLVKATSEGVDQLQAFIQEGGLPIDSAQIDSFRKQAVDFLTSSQFGSGAIAGVSAAAEVVTGGVLGLVVFFYFVKDGPRIWAFLIRPFRGRGRKRAVRVGHEGSKVLGGYIRGTATVALVDTVFIGAGLLILQVPLALPLALVVFIGSFVPIVGATVAGILAALVALVTNDLTTALWVVAIVILVNQLEGNFLQPVVLGNALKLHGLVVLLALTAGTILGGIVGAILSVPLTAVAWTAWKIIMEPDEEEPEPPAPEPLEPVKKAARGLTAKLTGRPATATRADR, from the coding sequence ATGACCACCCCGCAGTCCGTCTGGCAGGACAAGCTCGGCCGCCTCTCCATCCGCTGCGTGCAGATCCTGGCGGTCCTCGTGGTCGCCATCGCGATCGTGTACGCCGCCATCTCGCTCAAGCTCGTCGTGATCCCGGTGATCATCGCGCTGATCCTCGCCTGCGCCGTGCGCCCGATGGTGCTCTGGATGGAGCGCCGTGGAGTGCCCGACGCTCTCGCCGCGGTCATCGCGCTCCTCACGGGCCTCGTGCTGTTCGGCGGCGCGATCACCCTCGTCGTCTTCGGCGTGCAGAGCCAGTGGCCGACGCTCGTGAAGGCGACGAGCGAGGGCGTCGACCAGCTGCAGGCGTTCATCCAGGAGGGCGGGCTGCCGATCGACTCGGCGCAGATCGACTCCTTCCGCAAGCAGGCCGTCGACTTCCTCACCAGCAGCCAGTTCGGCTCCGGCGCGATCGCGGGCGTCTCGGCCGCCGCCGAGGTCGTCACGGGCGGCGTGCTCGGGCTCGTCGTCTTCTTCTACTTCGTCAAGGACGGGCCGCGCATCTGGGCCTTCCTCATCCGCCCGTTCCGCGGTCGCGGCCGCAAGCGCGCCGTGCGCGTGGGCCACGAGGGCTCGAAGGTGCTCGGCGGCTACATCCGCGGCACGGCGACCGTCGCGCTCGTCGACACCGTGTTCATCGGAGCGGGCCTCCTGATCCTCCAGGTGCCGTTGGCGCTGCCGCTCGCGCTCGTGGTGTTCATCGGCTCCTTCGTGCCGATCGTCGGCGCCACGGTGGCCGGGATCCTGGCCGCGTTGGTCGCGCTCGTGACCAACGACCTCACGACCGCGCTCTGGGTCGTCGCCATCGTGATCCTCGTGAACCAGCTCGAGGGGAACTTCCTGCAGCCGGTCGTGCTCGGCAACGCGCTCAAGCTGCACGGCCTCGTCGTGCTGCTGGCCCTGACCGCCGGCACGATCCTCGGCGGCATCGTCGGCGCGATCCTCTCGGTGCCGCTCACGGCCGTCGCCTGGACGGCGTGGAAGATCATCATGGAGCCAGACGAGGAGGAGCCCGAGCCACCGGCGCCCGAGCCCCTCGAACCGGTGAAGAAGGCGGCGCGCGGCCTCACCGCGAAGCTCACGGGCCGCCCCGCCACCGCCACCCGCGCCGACCGATGA
- a CDS encoding DUF1206 domain-containing protein, with protein sequence MSATGAAAGLQRSPGFAVAARLGHAVNGLLHLLIGVVAFRLATGGGGGEADQSGALGSIAGSPGGRVLLWVVVVGLVGLGLWQLVETVLARGEDAKRTWAARAKELGKAVAYLAIAATALRFATGGSSDSSEQTQSLSARLLEAPGGVALLVILGLAVVAVGVYFGFKGATKRFQDDISVPSGSLGRGITALGVAGYIAKGVALVAVGVLFVVGAVTADPSRATGLDGALQSLAGLPAGVAVLAITGLGLIAYGLYCGARARYAKL encoded by the coding sequence ATGAGCGCGACCGGCGCCGCGGCGGGCCTCCAGCGCTCGCCCGGCTTCGCCGTCGCCGCGCGCCTCGGGCACGCGGTCAACGGCCTGCTGCACCTGCTGATCGGCGTGGTCGCGTTCCGCCTGGCGACCGGCGGCGGGGGCGGCGAGGCCGACCAGTCCGGCGCGCTCGGCTCCATCGCAGGATCGCCCGGCGGCCGAGTGCTGCTGTGGGTCGTCGTGGTCGGGCTCGTCGGGCTCGGCCTCTGGCAGCTCGTCGAGACCGTGCTCGCGCGCGGCGAGGACGCGAAGCGCACCTGGGCGGCGCGCGCCAAGGAGCTCGGCAAGGCCGTCGCCTACCTCGCGATCGCGGCCACCGCGCTGCGCTTCGCGACGGGCGGATCGAGCGACTCGTCCGAGCAGACCCAGTCGCTCAGCGCGCGCCTGCTCGAGGCACCCGGCGGCGTCGCGCTCCTCGTGATCCTCGGGCTCGCGGTCGTCGCGGTCGGCGTCTACTTCGGCTTCAAAGGCGCGACGAAGCGCTTCCAGGACGACATCTCCGTGCCGTCGGGCTCGCTCGGGCGCGGGATCACCGCGCTCGGCGTCGCGGGCTACATCGCCAAGGGCGTCGCGCTCGTCGCGGTCGGCGTGCTCTTCGTCGTCGGAGCGGTGACGGCCGACCCGAGCCGCGCGACGGGCCTCGACGGCGCGCTCCAGTCGCTCGCGGGGCTGCCCGCGGGCGTCGCCGTGCTCGCGATCACGGGGCTCGGCCTCATCGCGTACGGCCTGTACTGCGGCGCCCGCGCGCGCTACGCGAAGCTCTGA
- a CDS encoding PhzF family phenazine biosynthesis protein, which yields MERAVDALDGVRPDEVHVVRVFADADGAHGNELGIVLASARTDGREQEIAQALGFSETVFVDAVDAPGADPRGASIRILTPARELPFAGHPTVGTAWWLASRGVPVDHLRVPAGIVRVTRVGDEVRVTADPEWGQEFTWQQHPTADALRALDADAVDPGVDHLYAWTWTDEAAGELRARMFAPALGVVEDEATGSAALRLTARLGRDLRITQGRGSVLVTRLRDDGRAEVGGRTVPDRVIPLP from the coding sequence ATGGAGCGTGCGGTCGACGCGCTCGACGGCGTGCGGCCGGACGAGGTGCACGTGGTGCGGGTCTTCGCGGATGCGGACGGCGCGCACGGCAACGAGCTCGGGATCGTGCTCGCGTCCGCGCGGACCGACGGCCGGGAGCAGGAGATCGCGCAGGCGCTCGGCTTCAGCGAGACGGTGTTCGTCGACGCGGTGGACGCGCCGGGCGCGGATCCGCGAGGCGCGTCGATCCGCATCCTCACCCCCGCGCGCGAGCTGCCCTTCGCCGGGCACCCGACCGTCGGCACCGCCTGGTGGCTGGCGTCGCGCGGCGTGCCGGTCGACCACCTGCGCGTGCCCGCCGGGATAGTGCGCGTCACCCGCGTCGGCGACGAGGTGCGCGTGACCGCCGATCCCGAATGGGGCCAGGAGTTCACGTGGCAGCAGCACCCGACGGCCGACGCGCTCCGCGCCCTCGACGCCGACGCCGTGGACCCCGGGGTCGACCACCTCTACGCCTGGACCTGGACGGACGAGGCCGCGGGAGAGCTGCGGGCGCGCATGTTCGCGCCCGCGCTCGGCGTCGTCGAGGATGAGGCGACCGGATCCGCGGCGCTCCGGCTCACGGCGCGCCTCGGCCGCGACCTCCGCATCACGCAGGGCCGCGGCAGCGTGCTCGTGACGCGCCTCCGCGACGACGGCCGCGCCGAGGTCGGGGGCCGCACGGTGCCGGACCGCGTGATCCCGCTGCCCTGA
- a CDS encoding hemolysin family protein — protein sequence MNGDLVLNIVLVVVFVLVGGVFAATEMALVTLREGQLNALAARGRRGEKVAALARNPNTFLAAVQIGVTVAGFASAAYGASSIAPSVVPLLESWGLESGLASTIATLLLTLMIAYLSLVLGELAPKRLAIQRNAGFAYGVAPVLNGFANLMRPVIWLLSASTNVVVRLLGGDPHKTGEEMSEEELRDIVSSHEGLPDDERRILDDVLSLRHRQLSEVMKPRPEIAALDGTGTVREAGIDVQDRPYSRYPVVDKTIDDVIGFVHVRDLYQAIAVDPERPVSEILRPIPYLPATARVLPTLTMMRAEGHQIAVIVDEYGGTDGIVTLEDLVEEVVGEIFDEYDTDSAARDLAEDGGTIDGRLNFQDFEEATGVKLPDSASDTVAGFVIENLGRLAQVGDSVEVDGVTLQVTALDRRRISEILVVPREEPATEDADAATA from the coding sequence GTGAACGGCGACCTCGTCCTCAACATCGTCCTGGTGGTCGTGTTCGTCCTCGTCGGCGGCGTGTTCGCCGCCACCGAGATGGCGCTCGTCACCCTCCGCGAGGGCCAGCTCAACGCCCTCGCCGCCCGCGGACGCCGCGGCGAGAAGGTCGCCGCGCTCGCCCGGAACCCCAACACCTTCCTCGCGGCGGTGCAGATCGGCGTGACCGTCGCCGGCTTCGCGTCGGCCGCGTACGGCGCCTCGTCGATCGCGCCGTCGGTCGTGCCGCTGCTGGAGTCGTGGGGCCTCGAGTCGGGCCTCGCATCCACGATCGCGACGCTCCTGCTCACGCTGATGATCGCCTACCTCTCGCTCGTGCTCGGCGAGCTCGCGCCCAAGCGCCTGGCGATCCAGCGCAACGCGGGCTTCGCGTACGGCGTCGCCCCCGTGCTCAACGGCTTCGCGAACCTCATGCGCCCGGTGATCTGGCTGCTCTCCGCCTCGACGAACGTGGTCGTGCGCCTCCTCGGCGGCGACCCGCACAAGACCGGCGAGGAGATGAGCGAGGAGGAGCTCCGCGACATCGTCTCCAGCCACGAGGGCCTGCCTGACGACGAGCGCCGGATCCTCGACGACGTGCTCTCCCTCCGCCACCGCCAGCTCAGCGAGGTGATGAAGCCGCGCCCCGAGATCGCCGCGCTCGACGGCACGGGCACGGTCCGCGAGGCGGGGATAGACGTGCAGGACCGGCCGTACTCGCGCTACCCGGTGGTCGACAAGACCATCGACGACGTCATCGGGTTCGTGCACGTGCGCGACCTGTACCAGGCGATCGCGGTGGATCCCGAGCGGCCCGTCTCCGAGATCCTCCGCCCCATCCCCTACCTCCCGGCGACCGCGCGCGTGCTGCCGACGCTCACGATGATGCGCGCCGAGGGCCACCAGATCGCCGTGATCGTGGACGAGTACGGCGGCACCGACGGCATCGTCACGCTCGAGGACCTCGTGGAGGAGGTCGTGGGCGAGATCTTCGACGAGTACGACACCGACTCCGCCGCGCGCGACCTCGCGGAGGACGGCGGCACGATCGACGGCCGCCTCAACTTCCAGGACTTCGAGGAGGCGACGGGCGTGAAGCTGCCCGACTCCGCGTCGGACACGGTCGCGGGCTTCGTCATCGAGAACCTCGGCCGGCTCGCGCAGGTCGGCGACTCGGTCGAGGTCGACGGCGTGACCCTGCAGGTGACGGCCCTCGACAGGCGGCGGATCTCCGAGATCCTCGTCGTGCCGCGCGAGGAACCGGCGACGGAGGACGCGGACGCCGCGACCGCCTAG
- a CDS encoding DsbA family protein, with product MSKKTAADRDRTREIREKANAQRRIEEAKRKRRRLLTQLGVAGVVVILIAAIAGGAILLRDQASAGAQPPTADATVALGSGDQAQVTTGPDSVRVGAADAPVTLDVYEDYSCPHCQEYEAENGPLLDRLAGSGQVAVVYHPIQIVTNYGRVAGSAAACVLAHDPSAWPGVHSALFANHSAATDSWTGKDFSTWLEGRGVTDPDALSCTQKGAYVDWITANTDAAQQSGVTGTPTLRIGGETITTVGGQDLVDAVTKAGAQLPSGFTAG from the coding sequence ATGAGCAAGAAGACCGCAGCCGACCGCGACCGCACGCGTGAGATCCGCGAGAAGGCGAACGCGCAGAGGCGCATCGAGGAGGCCAAGCGCAAGCGTCGGCGACTGCTGACCCAGCTCGGCGTCGCCGGGGTCGTCGTGATCCTCATCGCGGCTATCGCCGGCGGCGCGATCCTCCTCCGCGACCAGGCGAGCGCCGGGGCCCAGCCGCCCACGGCCGACGCGACCGTCGCCCTCGGCTCGGGCGACCAGGCGCAGGTGACGACGGGACCCGACAGCGTGCGCGTGGGCGCCGCGGACGCTCCCGTCACCCTCGACGTCTACGAGGACTACTCGTGCCCCCACTGCCAGGAGTACGAGGCCGAGAACGGCCCGCTGCTCGACCGGCTCGCGGGCAGCGGCCAGGTGGCCGTGGTGTACCACCCCATCCAGATCGTGACGAACTACGGCCGGGTCGCCGGCAGCGCGGCCGCCTGCGTGCTCGCGCACGATCCGTCGGCCTGGCCCGGCGTGCACTCGGCGCTCTTCGCGAACCACTCCGCCGCCACCGACTCGTGGACGGGGAAGGACTTCTCCACGTGGCTCGAGGGCCGGGGCGTCACGGATCCGGACGCCCTCTCCTGCACGCAGAAGGGCGCGTACGTCGACTGGATCACGGCCAACACCGACGCCGCGCAGCAGTCGGGCGTGACCGGCACGCCGACCCTCCGCATCGGCGGGGAGACGATCACGACGGTCGGCGGCCAGGACCTCGTCGACGCCGTGACGAAGGCGGGCGCGCAGCTGCCGAGCGGCTTCACGGCGGGCTGA
- a CDS encoding cytochrome c oxidase assembly protein, whose product MPPNSPLPTAATPRAPAPDDLDDIAFETRTAQLRLPRVSGRSALLWLCLPLAVAVMLLSALFTGATTTTLLVDPGEVVRYGLPIARVIHDAAAAVTIGLLVVAAFALPGQAKRPGMASFAQWKATRWASRAAAVWLAAGIAVLALSGANVIGVPLTSPTFRGQFAYFTTRLELGQTLVASLACIAVVLGVTMWTQRVTGIGIAAGTAMLALLPLSLSGHAAGTYEHANAVNSLGIHLIGVTVWAGGLVAVILLQRHVRGALPAVVRRYSTLAGWAFVAVALSGIINASLRLGGPLDLVTTPYGVLLLLKTTLLMGLGLAGWAHRRIVIPGLVRDATRRTAFLRLAVGEVVAMSVAMGVSVALSRSAPPVPQTSVADVDPRASLIGFTFPDPVTTERMLTSFHPDYLFLAGAVVLAGLYLVAVRRLRVRGDAWSPARTVPWLAGCALLVYATSGGPGVYGAVHFSTHMIQHMLLMMYVPPLLVLGAPVLLLLRTVPARRDGSRGVREWVLAATHSRYSALVTHPVVAAVVFAGSLVAFYWTGWFEWSLQTHQGHLLMCVHFLISGYLFFFVLIGVDPGPRRPPYPIRLIILLATMAFHAFFGLSIMSGTSILAIDFWHQLGIQTDAQLLADQAAGGGIAWGAGELPVVLVALMVVRQWSTSETRAARRYDRAALRDDDAELRAYNANLQAIHRHDRGAEPTA is encoded by the coding sequence GTGCCCCCGAACTCCCCCCTGCCCACCGCCGCGACTCCGCGGGCCCCCGCGCCCGACGACCTCGACGACATCGCGTTCGAGACGCGCACCGCCCAGCTGCGGTTGCCGCGCGTCTCGGGCCGATCGGCGCTCCTCTGGCTGTGCCTGCCGCTCGCCGTCGCGGTGATGCTCCTCAGCGCCCTGTTCACGGGTGCCACGACGACGACCCTGCTGGTCGACCCCGGCGAGGTCGTCCGGTACGGCCTGCCCATCGCGCGCGTGATCCACGACGCCGCCGCCGCTGTCACCATCGGCCTCCTCGTGGTCGCGGCCTTCGCCCTCCCGGGGCAGGCGAAGCGGCCGGGCATGGCGAGCTTCGCGCAGTGGAAGGCCACGCGCTGGGCGTCGCGCGCCGCGGCCGTGTGGTTGGCCGCCGGCATCGCCGTGCTCGCCCTCTCGGGCGCGAACGTGATCGGCGTGCCCCTCACGTCGCCCACCTTCCGCGGCCAGTTCGCCTACTTCACGACCCGGCTGGAGCTCGGGCAGACGCTCGTCGCGTCCCTGGCGTGCATCGCGGTGGTGCTCGGCGTCACGATGTGGACCCAGCGCGTCACGGGGATCGGCATCGCCGCGGGCACGGCCATGCTGGCGCTCCTCCCACTCTCGCTCTCCGGCCACGCGGCGGGCACCTACGAGCACGCGAACGCGGTGAACAGCCTCGGGATCCACCTCATCGGGGTCACGGTCTGGGCCGGCGGCCTCGTTGCCGTGATCCTCCTCCAGCGGCACGTGCGCGGCGCGCTGCCCGCGGTCGTCCGCCGCTACTCGACGCTCGCCGGGTGGGCGTTCGTCGCGGTCGCGCTCTCCGGGATCATCAACGCGTCGCTCCGCCTGGGCGGGCCGCTCGACCTGGTGACCACCCCGTACGGCGTGCTGCTGCTCCTCAAGACGACGCTCCTCATGGGGCTCGGCCTCGCGGGATGGGCCCACCGCCGCATCGTGATCCCGGGCCTCGTCCGCGACGCGACCCGCCGCACCGCGTTCCTCCGGCTCGCGGTCGGCGAGGTCGTGGCCATGTCCGTCGCGATGGGCGTGTCCGTGGCGCTCAGCCGGAGCGCGCCGCCGGTCCCGCAGACCTCCGTCGCCGACGTGGATCCGCGCGCCTCGCTCATCGGCTTCACGTTCCCCGACCCGGTGACGACCGAGCGGATGCTGACGTCGTTCCATCCCGACTACCTCTTCCTCGCCGGGGCCGTCGTGCTCGCCGGCCTGTACCTCGTGGCCGTGCGCCGGCTGCGGGTCCGCGGCGACGCGTGGTCGCCCGCCCGCACGGTGCCGTGGCTCGCCGGCTGCGCGCTCCTCGTCTACGCGACCAGCGGCGGGCCCGGTGTCTACGGCGCCGTGCACTTCAGCACGCACATGATCCAGCACATGCTGCTGATGATGTACGTGCCGCCGCTGCTCGTGCTCGGCGCCCCCGTGCTGCTCCTGCTCCGCACCGTCCCCGCCCGGAGGGACGGCAGCCGCGGCGTCCGCGAGTGGGTGCTCGCCGCCACGCACTCCCGCTACTCGGCGCTCGTGACGCACCCGGTCGTCGCGGCCGTCGTCTTCGCCGGCAGCCTGGTCGCGTTCTACTGGACCGGCTGGTTCGAGTGGTCGCTGCAGACCCACCAGGGGCACCTGCTGATGTGCGTGCACTTCCTCATCAGCGGATACCTGTTCTTCTTCGTGCTGATCGGGGTGGATCCCGGGCCGCGCCGGCCGCCCTACCCGATCCGGCTCATCATCCTGCTCGCGACCATGGCGTTCCACGCGTTCTTCGGGCTGTCGATCATGTCGGGCACGTCGATCCTCGCGATCGACTTCTGGCACCAGCTCGGCATCCAGACGGACGCCCAGCTGCTCGCGGACCAGGCCGCGGGCGGCGGGATCGCGTGGGGCGCGGGAGAGCTGCCCGTCGTGCTCGTCGCGCTCATGGTGGTGCGCCAGTGGTCGACGTCCGAGACGCGCGCCGCCCGACGCTACGACCGCGCCGCCCTCCGCGACGACGACGCGGAGCTGCGCGCCTACAACGCGAACCTGCAGGCCATCCACCGGCACGATCGCGGCGCGGAGCCGACCGCATGA